From Betta splendens chromosome 3, fBetSpl5.4, whole genome shotgun sequence, the proteins below share one genomic window:
- the brd7 gene encoding bromodomain-containing protein 7 isoform X1, with translation MGKKHKKHKSEKHTYEEYGERPLKLVLKVSGNEVTTGSSSLDTFYDEQSADYDKPKDKKKKKKKDKDRSLGSPEDDRGKKKMTKKKKGQDGDGDEDREQSRTPIRSELDKLEEKEQTPLQEALNQLIRQLQRKDPSAFFSFPVTDLIAPGYSAVIKRPMDFSTMKEKVKKDYQSLDELKVDFKVMCENAMIYNKPETIYHKAARKLLRSGMKILNQERLDSLKQSIEFMSGLDPSARPLGKFEEQGGSLDQNKEGPMITDTSESSQTPSTPRQDKDSKDEAAKAEKELEEIRKVIEESGGRLSNRVLECELEFARRKSDGSTTLAILNPADLSAGDVGYCPVKLGMMSNRLQSGVNTLQGFREDKRNRITPVSYMNYGPFTSYAPTYDSSFANISKDDSDLVYSFFGEESSLQGSDSLSAFLAKSDEYVYKLADNLLDAVTNGEHSKSLKESETQVEEPTKTKEDKDEMEVAKPDASCSRLDFLCTAEELSGEALHFQQKLDQTTKLLCDLQEAQKERLSSKQPPNMICLLAPTAKELELAEKVTGNLADLTGQVAPCDVCSVYGIRKAMGIAVPPEPPGPLMDLTTVQDTAEPMETSAGCQDAIPVIAVK, from the exons ATGGGCAAGaagcacaaaaagcacaaaTCGGAAAAGCACACCTATGAAG AATATGGAGAGAGGCCTCTGAAGCTGGTGTTAAAGGTGTCTGGAAACGAAGTGACGACGGGAAGCTCGAGCCTGGACACGTTTTACGACGAGCAGTCAGCGGATTACGACAAACctaaagacaagaagaagaaaaagaagaaggataAAGATAGGAGCCTCGGTTCACCAGAGGATGACAGAGGGAAGAAAAAG atgacaaaaaagaagaaaggacAAGATGGGGATGGAGACGAAGATCGAGAGCAAAGCAGAACTCCCATCCGTTCAGAGCTGGATAAACTTGAAG AAAAAGAACAGACCCCTTTGCAAGAAGCATTGAATCAGCTCATCAGGCAGCTCCAAAG GAAGGACCCCAGTGCGTTCTTCTCGTTTCCAGTGACAGACCTCATTGCTCCTGGTTACTCTGCAGTCATCAAACGGCCTATGGACTTTAGTACAATGAAGGAAAAAGTGAAGAAGGACTACCAGTCGTTGGATGAGCTAAAG gtgGATTTCAAGGTTATGTGTGAAAACGCCATGATTTACAACAAACCTGAGACGATTTACCATAAAGCTGCTCGGAAGCTCTTGCGCTCTGGAATGAAGATTTTGAACCAG GAGAGGCTGGATAGCCTCAAACAGAGCATAGAGTTCATGTCTGGCCTCGACCCCTCAGCCAGGCCACTAGGGAAATTTGAGGAACAAGGAGGCAGCTTGGACCAGAACAAAGAAGGACCCATGATCACAGACACCAGTGAGAGCTCACAGACACCCAGCACACCCAG ACAGGACAAGGACTCCAAGGACGAAGCAGCAAAGGCAGAAAAAGAGTTGGAGGAAATTCGCAAGGTTATCGAGGAGTCAGGCGGAAGGCTTTCCAACAGAGTGCTGGAGTGTGAG tTGGAGTTTGCCAGGCGGAAGTCTGATGGCTCCACCACTCTTGCTATCCTCAACCCAGCAGATCTATCAGCAGGAG ATGTTGGTTACTGTCCTGTCAAACTGGGTATGATGTCCAACCGGCTTCAGAGCGGTGTGAATACCCTGCAGGGCTTCAGGGAGGACAAGAGGAACAGGATTACACCAG taTCTTACATGAACTATGGGCCATTCACGTCCTATGCTCCCACCTATGACTCAAGCTTTGCCAACATCAGCAAGGATGATTCTGACCTCGTCTACTCTTTTTTTGGAGAGGAGTCCAGTCTTCAGGGCTCAGACAG TTTGTCAGCGTTCCTGGCCAAGTCAGACGAGTACGTGTACAAGCTGGCGGACAATCTCCTGGATGCCGTGACAAATGGCGAGCACTCAAAGTCTCTGAAGGAGTCGGAAACA caggtggaggagccaacaaagacaaaagaggACAAGGATGAAATGGAG GTAGCTAAACCTGACGCGTCGTGCAGCAGACTGGACTTCCTGTGCACAGCCGAGGAGCTCTCTGGAG AGGCCCTGCACTTCCAGCAGAAATTGGACCAAACTACAAAGTTACTGTGCGACCTGCAGGAAGCACAGAAGGAGCGTCTGAGCTCCAAGCAGCCTCCCAACATGATCTGCTTGTTGGCCCCAACTGCcaaagagctggagctgg CTGAGAAGGTGACTGGTAACCTGGCAGACCTGACTGGTCAAGTAGCTCCGTGCGACGTCTGCAGCGTCTATGGCATCAGGAAGGCCATGGGCATCGCTGTACCTCCAGAACCGCCCGGGCCATTGATGGACCTCACTACAG TACAGGACACGGCTGAACCCATGGAGACCTCGGCTGGCTGTCAGGATGCAATTCCAGTCATCGCTGTAAAATGA
- the brd7 gene encoding bromodomain-containing protein 7 isoform X2 — translation MTKKKKGQDGDGDEDREQSRTPIRSELDKLEEKEQTPLQEALNQLIRQLQRKDPSAFFSFPVTDLIAPGYSAVIKRPMDFSTMKEKVKKDYQSLDELKVDFKVMCENAMIYNKPETIYHKAARKLLRSGMKILNQERLDSLKQSIEFMSGLDPSARPLGKFEEQGGSLDQNKEGPMITDTSESSQTPSTPRQDKDSKDEAAKAEKELEEIRKVIEESGGRLSNRVLECELEFARRKSDGSTTLAILNPADLSAGDVGYCPVKLGMMSNRLQSGVNTLQGFREDKRNRITPVSYMNYGPFTSYAPTYDSSFANISKDDSDLVYSFFGEESSLQGSDSLSAFLAKSDEYVYKLADNLLDAVTNGEHSKSLKESETQVEEPTKTKEDKDEMEVAKPDASCSRLDFLCTAEELSGEALHFQQKLDQTTKLLCDLQEAQKERLSSKQPPNMICLLAPTAKELELAEKVTGNLADLTGQVAPCDVCSVYGIRKAMGIAVPPEPPGPLMDLTTVQDTAEPMETSAGCQDAIPVIAVK, via the exons atgacaaaaaagaagaaaggacAAGATGGGGATGGAGACGAAGATCGAGAGCAAAGCAGAACTCCCATCCGTTCAGAGCTGGATAAACTTGAAG AAAAAGAACAGACCCCTTTGCAAGAAGCATTGAATCAGCTCATCAGGCAGCTCCAAAG GAAGGACCCCAGTGCGTTCTTCTCGTTTCCAGTGACAGACCTCATTGCTCCTGGTTACTCTGCAGTCATCAAACGGCCTATGGACTTTAGTACAATGAAGGAAAAAGTGAAGAAGGACTACCAGTCGTTGGATGAGCTAAAG gtgGATTTCAAGGTTATGTGTGAAAACGCCATGATTTACAACAAACCTGAGACGATTTACCATAAAGCTGCTCGGAAGCTCTTGCGCTCTGGAATGAAGATTTTGAACCAG GAGAGGCTGGATAGCCTCAAACAGAGCATAGAGTTCATGTCTGGCCTCGACCCCTCAGCCAGGCCACTAGGGAAATTTGAGGAACAAGGAGGCAGCTTGGACCAGAACAAAGAAGGACCCATGATCACAGACACCAGTGAGAGCTCACAGACACCCAGCACACCCAG ACAGGACAAGGACTCCAAGGACGAAGCAGCAAAGGCAGAAAAAGAGTTGGAGGAAATTCGCAAGGTTATCGAGGAGTCAGGCGGAAGGCTTTCCAACAGAGTGCTGGAGTGTGAG tTGGAGTTTGCCAGGCGGAAGTCTGATGGCTCCACCACTCTTGCTATCCTCAACCCAGCAGATCTATCAGCAGGAG ATGTTGGTTACTGTCCTGTCAAACTGGGTATGATGTCCAACCGGCTTCAGAGCGGTGTGAATACCCTGCAGGGCTTCAGGGAGGACAAGAGGAACAGGATTACACCAG taTCTTACATGAACTATGGGCCATTCACGTCCTATGCTCCCACCTATGACTCAAGCTTTGCCAACATCAGCAAGGATGATTCTGACCTCGTCTACTCTTTTTTTGGAGAGGAGTCCAGTCTTCAGGGCTCAGACAG TTTGTCAGCGTTCCTGGCCAAGTCAGACGAGTACGTGTACAAGCTGGCGGACAATCTCCTGGATGCCGTGACAAATGGCGAGCACTCAAAGTCTCTGAAGGAGTCGGAAACA caggtggaggagccaacaaagacaaaagaggACAAGGATGAAATGGAG GTAGCTAAACCTGACGCGTCGTGCAGCAGACTGGACTTCCTGTGCACAGCCGAGGAGCTCTCTGGAG AGGCCCTGCACTTCCAGCAGAAATTGGACCAAACTACAAAGTTACTGTGCGACCTGCAGGAAGCACAGAAGGAGCGTCTGAGCTCCAAGCAGCCTCCCAACATGATCTGCTTGTTGGCCCCAACTGCcaaagagctggagctgg CTGAGAAGGTGACTGGTAACCTGGCAGACCTGACTGGTCAAGTAGCTCCGTGCGACGTCTGCAGCGTCTATGGCATCAGGAAGGCCATGGGCATCGCTGTACCTCCAGAACCGCCCGGGCCATTGATGGACCTCACTACAG TACAGGACACGGCTGAACCCATGGAGACCTCGGCTGGCTGTCAGGATGCAATTCCAGTCATCGCTGTAAAATGA